The Pseudonocardia sp. HH130630-07 DNA window GTCAGGACAGCACGCGCAGCTGGAACGGGTAGTCGTAGACCTGGTCGTTCGAGGCCCGGACCGCGCCCTTGATGTGACACCACGCGGACACCACGAACAGCACGATCATGAGCGGGAACCCGACGAGCGCGCCGACCAGCGTGAACACCAGGATCCAGCTGAGCACGAAGAGCACCCAGAACGACAGGTTGAAGTTGAACGCCCCGGCGGCGGCCCGGCGCGCGAACGGGTCGTCCTTCTTCACCAGCCAGACGAGCAGCGGACCGACCAGGCTCAGCAGTCCCGCGCTCAGCAGAGCCGCGATCGGCGCCGAGAGATGGGCGAGGATCGCCGCGATCCGGCTGGTCTCGGGCGGCCGGGCGCCGGGGGGTGGGTACGGATGCGACATCGAGGTCCTCTCTCTCCTGTTCGGCCTGTCCGGGCCGGACAGGACCCTACGCAGGAGAACGGGCCGTCCCCGGAACGCACACGCGGCGCGGGCCACCCGACCACCCGGTCCGTGGACCGGAAACCGCTCGGACGTCGAGATCGACCGCGCCGGCCGAGGAGTTCC harbors:
- a CDS encoding DUF4870 domain-containing protein, translating into MSHPYPPPGARPPETSRIAAILAHLSAPIAALLSAGLLSLVGPLLVWLVKKDDPFARRAAAGAFNFNLSFWVLFVLSWILVFTLVGALVGFPLMIVLFVVSAWCHIKGAVRASNDQVYDYPFQLRVLS